Genomic window (Rhododendron vialii isolate Sample 1 chromosome 4a, ASM3025357v1):
CAAGCCTGCCTACCAAAAGACTTCGAGCTGTCAATATCTATTGAATATACAAGTGCAGTTTTTCTCAGAGCATATCAACGCATATTTATCAAAAAGTGCAGTTATTCTAAATGAGCAACACATTCTGCATTTGCAATTCATTCATGTTCATATTACGGCTGTAGCCTGTGGTAAGGATTTGTGAACCCAAAAGCCTTCATCCAAGTCCTTTTACTTACCAAGTCCTTCATCCAAATACAGCCTAAAGGAAGCCCTTTCACCAAACACAGCTGGCagatcaaaaataataattttaagcTGCATCCAGATAAAACACACCCAAATAGCAAACATGGTTGTAGATAGCAGGTACTCCAAAACGAACAAGAATTTATAAAACCAATTCAGAGCGATGATAATATAATGCTGTCGGTCAACTTTCCCCGTACAAGTCTTAAAAGCTTATACAAATTCACACAatcaaggaaagaaagaaaagaaaaaaagaagaagcttaaaGGTGTCCCTTAACGTATCTTTGGCAAAATCCTGAAACATCAGAAGGGCACTTATTCCTTGAGAACCCCTTGGCAAAGCTTGCTACATCACTGCAGAAATACTCAGCAAGTTAACATCATGTTTAATGCACAGAAGTTAAATCTATTCATGTCAAGTgttgaaaatcaactttcacactttagaaaacaaaaactttatgaaaattttaaattgcaATCCCCAACTATCCCGTAACATTTGTGAGAATTGGGAGATGAAATTCATTTCATAGTCACAAGTGAACTGATATTGACATTGAATAGGCACACTTTCATTTCACAAAAATAGATGAGTAAACTCTAAATGCTCTCTTGCATTCATCGCAAGACGGTTGGAATGCCGGAGATCAAGAAAACTGTCTTGATGCACAATAAGAGATGTCCCACGTACGTCAAGCACACTCCTTTATATCAATATAAAAGTTAATaaccaaaacatttcaaacatAGGGGGAGCTGGTTCTTGGCTAGGGTTGTAAAATCATTCTAGATGCTGGCAAACATCTTCAGACCAATTCACTGGGTGCCCTTTCGAGCTCATCCATGTGTTTATAACAAGTCATGAATGGATATGATAAATATAAGCCAAGCTCTGAAAAGATAGGATTCCAGCTCATAGAAGCTAATCAACATCTAAAAACTTGGGCAAGAAATCATATAGTTTGTGATTCAAAAATTCACCAGTGGACAGTGAGCTGTTAGAGCTACCTCATCGTCAAACAAGATCAAAGTAAAGTAGAGCTTGCTATTGCCACAATTGCTTTCAGCCATCGCTAAGATTTTCAAAGTAATGCATCATGTAGTCGGTCAAGCTTGCTAAGGATCTTAAGCACCTCATTTTCCAAATTAATGAAAGAACTAGCTGAGCTTAAAGTTATCATCTTATGGGAGCCAAATTCCAATGGCTCAGCAATATTTCAAATAAAGGTTGTTGATTCTTCGAACACAAAAATCAGCTCCAGAGTGATTCATATGATGGACCTACTTTTCAGCAAACTTAACAAGATTCTTTCCCATTTGATTGTCCTCTAGACACTTTATATATCCTCTTTTGGTAGGTCTTCCACTTCCGGTACCAAACTTACACTCCAGACAAATTCCTTCTTAGTTCTTACTATAAATGCAGATTATCTACCTCAAATTCCAAACTTTTAACAACATAACATTCTCCCTTCCTCTCATCATGCAAGCTTGGTCTAGAACATCTAATTCGAAGCTTTCTCTCAACATCTAACTCAAGTTTCATTTACGGCTATGTTTGGATGGGTCATGAATCTCAAGGGGAGAATGGGAATGTGATTCAAGGGCCCCTAAGATTCCGACGTGAGAACGGCAATCTGATTTTTAATCTGTGAATCCAGTAGCAATTAGTTTCCTGAATAGAGGAGGAATCCAATACCTCCACTATCCTAGGAATCTGGGATTACGGGGCAGTTGAATTACTGGGGAGAACGAAGGGTGAATTGTGCTCCCCTTTATACCCTCAAATACACCCACATTATAGcactttgtttctctttctgtaacttctttatttttcctCCCTCTCTACATTCCTTCCCGCCACTTTCTTTGTCCCAATATGTTCCAGAGCATCTTTAGGGATAATTGTTACACCTCTGTTTTCATCCGTAGTTGGGCTTCAAAGTTTCCAGATTTATatgcaacttctttttttcattataTAGGTATGTGCCGTACTTCTATACATGTGCAATCTCTGCTGGGATGAACTCTTCATATATGATGTAGGACGGGTTAAGGAAACTTGAGTATTGCCACCTGCTAGGAGTCGTGGTGGTTTTGGGTAGAGAAATAAGAAGCAAAGAAGAAGATAGGAAAGAATGAGAataagaggagagaaagagtgtTTAACCCTTGCAAGGACCGCACCCCCAATCACAATGACTGCAGCCTCATTATTCAAATTCAGCGATCAATTCTATTACTTCAATATAAATAAGCCCCTATTCTACTTTCTAGAAGCAAAAGGCAAGAATCATGGAACAGAGAACAAAGATGTTTTGCCAGTTTCTCATTCTTCTTGTGGTACGAGGAATGCTGAGGTTGATGAGTAATTTGGCCGTAGGTGGTAGGCAGATTTTGTGCCAGTGGGCCAAAGGTTTGGTAGCTAAGAACGGAGAAAGAGAAAACAATAGTGTCAGAGGGAAGATGGATGGTGGGTGTACAAAGAAATTCTCAAAGCAAGGTTATGTATGCTTGGTAGGTGTTAAGAGAAAATAATCatgattaaaaaatcaaaatattgtgATAATAAAAATAAGCATGCCCACCTCAGCACTTCTTTACGTTCCGTTAAGCAGGCCAATATTACGTCACTTACTTGATGGCAAGTGTAACATTGGTCTAAATTTCTTGCTCTGAGGACAAAATTGATACAATTCATTCAATAAGGACTAAAATTAAACCGTGCCCATATTATAGGGACCAAAAGAGGAGTAGGAGATAAGCCAAAGTTAAATGAAACCGTGCCTATATTCTAGGGACCAAAATGGTAGATAAGCCAAAGTTAAAAGGTTATTTCTGCAAATTCAGGTAAAAGCCCATTCCACTCCCAGGCTCTTAAGGGCCAAACCAAATGCTTGAATATGATTTGTCTTTCTTCCTGGATAACATTCCTACGTCGACCAATCACCTGAATGAAATTATCAATGATCCACATTACTGTGAATGACATTCCTAAGAATGAGATAACCGTTCCAATTTTTGGATTCCTGCTATGAGTGCTATCCAAAAACAGCCAAGGGGTGAACGTTTGTTTTAATACATCTACCTATAGCTTTCTTTAAGCAGTACTATTGTTTCTTATATGGCTAGAAGTTTGCACCAAAAGAATCCCTAGCCATGGAAAGTCAGCCATAAATATCGTATAGTAATATAGACATCCACGAAATCAAGCAGAAGTTTACCCTAGATGCTACGATCTGTGAAAGGCCTATGACATCGAGTTAATCCGTTCCTCATACATTGGTACATAAAAGCTCTTTCTCTAGGCTCGGGGATCACCTTTTCTAGTTTCAGTGCATTAGAGCCTTGTACTTTGCAAAACGTACAAGTCTTTTACGCACTAAAATTTTGGCATTAACATTACCCTTTTCCTTATTCACAGTTCCAGCATCAAAGATCAAGCCTTACAAAAACTGATTTTATACTGCGccaaccaaaaccctaaaattgACAGTATAAATAGGAAAGAGAGGGCTAGCAATTGAGAAACTGAAATTATTGAAGTTAAAGAGAAAATTACGAGAAAACACTACCGGAACTGGGGGACCTAATTTGGGGAAGAAGCCAGTTTCTCCGCGAGCTTCTTGTCACGCCTCTCCATGGCCACATCCCACACATCGTTACCAATGTGCTTCGGCTGCAATTTTCCGtataaaaaccaacaaaaaaaaaaagagatcaaCAGCCGATTGATTCCGAcgcaaaaaacaaaacaaaacagatcTAAGCAAGAATAAAGGATTCAATGAACTGATTTGAGATACATATACGGAGACAGATGGGAACAaacgtgtgtatatataggaaTGAAAGGTAGATAGGGATTACCCGGCCGTGGGCGGCTTTGTGGATGTAGTACTGAGCATTTCCCATGACGCAAAGCATGCCCGCTATGATCCCGAGAGGAAGTGCTGCTTCCAACCACACCAacgacatctctctctctctctctctctctctctctctcctgcgaCCAACTGAAGGCCTCCGGTTATTTATGGCTTATGCCCATCACTATTTTATCCCATGGGGGTAGGGACTATTCTATCCCGGATA
Coding sequences:
- the LOC131323202 gene encoding NADH dehydrogenase [ubiquinone] 1 alpha subcomplex subunit 1, which encodes MSLVWLEAALPLGIIAGMLCVMGNAQYYIHKAAHGRPKHIGNDVWDVAMERRDKKLAEKLASSPN